The Chryseobacterium glaciei DNA window GTAAATGGAATCGTGCTTAAAAATATTTTAAATGAATCTTTAAAACCGTTTTTAAAAGAATTAAATCTCGAAAAAGTCTTTGGAAATAAAATGGAAGCTCCCAAGATTAATCCGCACATCGCTTCAACGACCATTGAGAAAATTTCAAAAACTCCGTGAAGCCAGATTCCTCTTGCGCTGTCTTTCAAAGCTCCGTAATCGTAGAAAAAATATTGGAAAGAACCCAACATTACACTGTTTGAAAGTAAGGCGTATAAAGTTCCAACTCCGCCTGCAATTCCGTAAATGTATAATTTTGCTCCGACTCCGATATTGTTGAAAATAATACCAATTGTACTTCCCCACGTTGAACCGCTTTGATATATTCCGACCGCATTTCCTTTTTTAATATTTTCTATGGTTTGATTGACATAATCTTCGCCAAGAATAATATTCGTAAAATCCTTATCATAAATCGCGGAAAGAACTCCAATCAGTGTAAATAAAGTGAAAAACAGAAATGCATAAGTCAAATATCTTCTGTATTGATAGACCAGCAAAGGAACTTCAGTTTTGAAG harbors:
- a CDS encoding stage II sporulation protein M, whose protein sequence is MREVYFIKQNKEKWLGIEQVIQGKIKKNPDDLSSLYINLINDLSFAQTYYPKSNTTVYLNHLSSQIFQKIYKTKRVEENRILYFFKTEVPLLVYQYRRYLTYAFLFFTLFTLIGVLSAIYDKDFTNIILGEDYVNQTIENIKKGNAVGIYQSGSTWGSTIGIIFNNIGVGAKLYIYGIAGGVGTLYALLSNSVMLGSFQYFFYDYGALKDSARGIWLHGVFEIFSMVVEAMCGLILGASILFPKTFSRFNSFKNGFKDSFKIFLSTIPFTVCAGIIEGYITRHALKMPLILNLIIIFGTLAIIGFYYIIYPSIVNKKTNNQINDAVL